A portion of the Blastochloris tepida genome contains these proteins:
- a CDS encoding undecaprenyl-phosphate glucose phosphotransferase, with amino-acid sequence MMVAVSDTLRSTASAPPAQRQRLGIAFSAVEPVVATVDALIIVVAGVLGGALYHLATTGNAGELLPYAGLGLIGSLAYGLAANRFELYRLQRLVQRDRDYSQIAVCWLWSMLVISITLFLLKRGDDVSRGSVLCFAGIGVLVLLTWRAVVRQWLLRAVARGAIHGQRVVVLGTDDEFAAGGSRNLMILGGLDVVGRVVLPRVGDAAGRQRQAAAVKQAIRHARKARAEAIVLALPWGDAAQLEFVRERLRASPLPVRLLPDSSMQSILRHRNWGTHQSLLVEIQRAPLSTSEQAAKRILDIAVAVSALAALMPLMLAVAALIRLQSRGPAIFRQRRNGFNGKEFVIYKFRTMTVMEDGPTLVQARRSDNRVTRIGRILRQTSIDELPQLFNVLRGDMSIVGPRPHALAHDDEYSRLIANYAFRHHVKPGITGWAQVHGHRGGTPRLEQMAKRIELDLWYINNWSLALDLQILARTAFELFRSHNAY; translated from the coding sequence ATGATGGTTGCCGTATCGGACACATTGCGCAGCACGGCATCGGCGCCCCCTGCCCAGCGCCAGCGGCTGGGCATCGCCTTCAGCGCGGTCGAGCCCGTCGTCGCCACGGTCGATGCCCTCATCATCGTCGTTGCGGGCGTGCTCGGCGGTGCGCTCTATCACCTCGCCACCACTGGCAACGCCGGCGAGCTGCTGCCCTATGCCGGGCTGGGCCTGATCGGAAGCCTTGCCTACGGACTGGCGGCAAACCGCTTCGAGCTCTACCGGCTGCAGAGGCTGGTGCAGCGCGACCGTGACTATTCGCAGATTGCGGTCTGCTGGCTGTGGTCGATGCTGGTCATCAGCATCACGCTGTTTCTCCTCAAACGTGGCGATGATGTCTCGCGCGGCTCGGTTCTGTGCTTCGCGGGCATCGGCGTCCTGGTGCTGCTGACGTGGCGTGCGGTGGTGAGGCAGTGGCTGCTGCGCGCGGTGGCCCGCGGCGCCATCCACGGCCAGCGGGTGGTGGTTCTCGGCACCGACGACGAGTTTGCCGCGGGCGGCAGCCGCAATCTGATGATCCTCGGCGGCCTCGACGTGGTGGGGCGGGTGGTGCTGCCGCGGGTCGGCGACGCGGCCGGACGCCAGCGGCAGGCGGCGGCGGTGAAACAGGCGATCCGCCACGCCCGCAAGGCGCGCGCCGAGGCGATCGTCCTGGCCCTGCCCTGGGGCGATGCCGCGCAGCTCGAATTTGTGCGCGAGCGGCTTCGCGCGAGCCCGTTGCCGGTGCGCCTTCTGCCCGACAGCTCGATGCAGTCGATCCTAAGGCACCGCAACTGGGGCACCCACCAATCGCTGCTGGTGGAGATTCAGCGCGCGCCGCTCAGCACCTCGGAGCAGGCCGCCAAGCGAATCCTCGACATCGCCGTCGCCGTGTCGGCACTTGCCGCACTCATGCCGTTGATGCTGGCGGTCGCGGCGCTGATCCGGCTGCAGTCGCGCGGGCCGGCGATCTTCCGGCAGCGCCGCAATGGCTTCAACGGCAAGGAATTCGTCATTTACAAGTTCCGTACCATGACGGTGATGGAGGATGGGCCCACGCTCGTCCAGGCGCGCCGCTCCGACAATCGGGTCACCCGCATCGGGCGCATCCTGCGCCAGACCAGCATCGATGAGCTGCCGCAGCTCTTCAACGTGCTGCGCGGCGACATGTCGATCGTCGGCCCGCGGCCGCACGCGCTCGCCCATGACGACGAATACAGCCGCCTGATCGCCAATTACGCCTTCCGCCACCACGTGAAGCCCGGCATCACCGGCTGGGCGCAGGTGCATGGCCATCGCGGCGGCACGCCGCGCCTCGAACAGATGGCGAAGCGTATCGAGCTCGATCTCTGGTACATCAACAATTGGAGCCTCGCGCTCGACCTGCAGATCCTGGCCCGGACGGCCTTCGAGCTGTTCCGCAGCCACAATGCCTATTGA
- a CDS encoding NAD-dependent deacylase, with protein sequence MRIVVLTGAGVSAESGLGTFRDKAGTGIWAKFDPMRLATPEGFAADPETVHAFYNARRRNLIEAKPNAAHAALARLETGLSVRGGGLFLVTQNIDDLHERAGSRHVLHMHGELLKARCSDCGAVADWRDDLGLESACPGCGNGGEMRPHVVWFGEVPLGLDLIETALMSADLFVAIGTSGSVYPAAGFVAEARAAGIRTCEINLEPSDNAGMFDERRYGPASEAVPAWVAEVLGEA encoded by the coding sequence ATGCGCATCGTTGTCCTCACCGGAGCCGGGGTCTCAGCGGAGAGCGGACTCGGCACCTTCCGCGACAAGGCCGGGACGGGCATCTGGGCCAAGTTCGACCCCATGCGGCTGGCGACGCCGGAGGGCTTCGCCGCCGATCCCGAGACTGTGCACGCCTTCTACAATGCCCGCCGCCGCAACCTGATCGAGGCCAAGCCCAATGCCGCACACGCTGCGTTGGCACGCCTCGAAACAGGACTGTCCGTGCGCGGGGGCGGGCTGTTCCTGGTGACCCAGAACATCGACGACCTGCACGAGCGCGCCGGATCGCGACACGTCCTCCACATGCATGGCGAATTGCTCAAGGCGCGCTGCTCGGATTGCGGGGCGGTGGCGGACTGGCGCGACGATCTCGGCCTGGAGAGCGCCTGCCCCGGCTGCGGCAACGGGGGCGAGATGCGCCCACACGTGGTCTGGTTCGGCGAGGTGCCGCTCGGCCTGGACCTGATCGAGACCGCGCTGATGTCGGCCGATCTGTTCGTCGCCATCGGCACCTCGGGCTCGGTCTATCCGGCGGCGGGGTTCGTGGCCGAGGCCCGGGCGGCGGGCATCCGCACGTGCGAGATCAACCTGGAGCCCTCCGACAATGCCGGCATGTTCGACGAGCGGCGCTATGGCCCGGCGAGCGAAGCGGTGCCGGCCTGGGTCGCCGAGGTGCTCGGCGAGGCTTGA
- a CDS encoding polysaccharide deacetylase family protein, with protein sequence MKRAVQTIVRRAHVTFLRKPLPDKICLYGHSLAGRQAALDEFLSRFIDMGYRFVGPDPFFEQPGRMVLLSFDDNYQSWFDALPVFERRGAVATFYVNTLPFRDTASADELKWFFARISAEPEPTLSTDELRTMAASGQVIGAHTHTHPLLSAVPHAEAKREIAQSKEILEDVLGTEIAHFAYPFGMRRHFTKALQDDCFELGFRTVATGIPCQHFGPLQPGLIHRTCWDLDAPFEHNIETIGIDGRLFERLTGYNPTVGGY encoded by the coding sequence ATGAAGAGAGCCGTCCAGACCATCGTTCGTCGGGCGCATGTGACCTTTCTGCGCAAGCCGCTGCCGGACAAGATCTGCCTCTACGGTCATTCCCTGGCCGGCCGGCAGGCCGCGCTCGACGAGTTCCTGTCGCGCTTTATCGATATGGGCTACAGGTTCGTCGGTCCCGATCCGTTCTTCGAGCAGCCGGGGCGCATGGTCCTGCTCAGCTTCGACGACAACTACCAGTCCTGGTTCGATGCTCTGCCGGTATTCGAGAGGCGGGGAGCCGTTGCGACCTTCTACGTCAACACGCTGCCGTTTCGCGATACCGCCTCGGCCGATGAACTCAAATGGTTTTTTGCGCGGATCTCGGCCGAGCCGGAGCCGACGCTCTCCACCGATGAGTTGCGGACCATGGCCGCCAGCGGGCAGGTGATCGGCGCTCACACCCACACCCATCCGCTGCTGTCTGCTGTCCCCCATGCGGAGGCGAAACGCGAGATCGCGCAGAGCAAGGAAATTCTCGAAGACGTCCTGGGCACGGAGATCGCCCATTTCGCCTATCCGTTCGGCATGCGGCGGCATTTCACCAAGGCGCTGCAGGACGATTGCTTCGAGCTCGGCTTCAGGACTGTCGCCACCGGCATTCCCTGCCAGCATTTCGGCCCACTCCAGCCGGGACTCATTCACCGCACCTGCTGGGATCTGGACGCGCCGTTCGAGCACAATATCGAGACCATCGGGATCGATGGCCGCCTGTTCGAGCGCCTCACCGGCTACAATCCCACAGTAGGTGGATACTGA
- a CDS encoding L,D-transpeptidase, producing MVRNSSLCAIGAAVLACLFLALPARAQPMPIGGMGSVLDVGDEPGRISTEETVISDGPFARQMVFFRTTEAPGTVIIHTSERFLYIVQPNNRALRYGIGVGRDGFQWSGLVRISRKAEWPDWTPPAEMIQRQPYLPRFMAGGPGNPMGARALYLGETVYRIHGTNQPETIGSAVSSGCFRLANGDIIDLYARIPLGTKVVVRHGASI from the coding sequence ATGGTTCGCAATTCCAGTCTCTGCGCGATCGGCGCGGCGGTGCTGGCCTGCTTGTTCCTCGCCTTGCCGGCACGCGCCCAGCCGATGCCGATCGGCGGCATGGGCTCGGTGCTCGACGTCGGCGACGAGCCGGGACGCATCTCGACCGAGGAGACGGTGATCAGCGACGGGCCGTTCGCGCGCCAAATGGTGTTCTTCCGCACCACCGAGGCCCCGGGCACCGTCATCATCCACACGTCGGAGCGCTTCCTCTACATCGTGCAGCCCAACAATCGCGCCTTGCGCTACGGCATCGGCGTCGGCCGCGACGGTTTCCAGTGGTCGGGCCTCGTGCGCATCTCGCGCAAGGCAGAGTGGCCGGACTGGACGCCGCCGGCCGAGATGATCCAGCGCCAGCCCTATCTGCCGCGTTTCATGGCCGGCGGGCCGGGAAATCCGATGGGCGCGCGCGCTCTCTATCTCGGCGAGACGGTCTACCGGATCCACGGCACCAACCAGCCGGAGACCATCGGCAGCGCCGTGTCCTCGGGCTGCTTCCGCCTCGCCAATGGCGACATCATCGACCTTTATGCCCGCATCCCGCTGGGCACCAAGGTGGTGGTGCGCCACGGCGCCAGCATCTGA
- a CDS encoding peptidylprolyl isomerase: MCYAAAFLAVTGPCAAETPATDPLVARVEGVEIRQSDLALAEETLGRTVPAQEDAKREYLISFLSDMIMLAKAAQSRQVADEADLQRRMTFVRNKALMDRILEVTGDEAVTDDTVRKAYEDVVLSAPAEPELHLRSILFRFPDPNNADEVKAAEDKAKAAIKRIAGGEDFAAVAREVTENPSGKTTGGDMGYMTRSQMGQEYADVALKLEKGAVSAPIKTQFGWHVIKVEDQRNREPVAFETVRDRLEVVVARKAQIELINRLRAEAKVERIEPAEQAEKPVQASQPAKPSTKP; this comes from the coding sequence ATGTGCTACGCCGCAGCATTCCTGGCCGTGACGGGTCCGTGCGCCGCCGAGACGCCGGCGACCGATCCGCTGGTCGCCCGCGTCGAAGGCGTGGAAATCCGGCAGAGCGACCTGGCGCTGGCGGAGGAGACACTCGGCAGAACGGTGCCCGCGCAGGAGGATGCGAAGCGCGAATATCTCATCTCCTTCCTGTCTGACATGATCATGCTGGCCAAGGCCGCCCAGAGCCGGCAGGTCGCCGACGAGGCCGATCTGCAGCGGCGCATGACCTTCGTGCGCAACAAGGCGCTGATGGACCGGATTCTCGAAGTGACCGGCGACGAGGCCGTCACCGACGACACGGTGCGCAAGGCCTATGAGGATGTGGTTCTCTCTGCGCCGGCCGAGCCTGAGCTTCACCTGCGCAGCATCCTGTTTCGCTTCCCCGACCCGAACAACGCCGACGAGGTGAAGGCGGCCGAGGACAAGGCCAAGGCGGCCATCAAGCGGATTGCCGGCGGCGAGGACTTTGCTGCCGTCGCCAGGGAGGTCACCGAAAACCCCTCCGGCAAGACAACCGGCGGCGACATGGGCTACATGACCCGCAGCCAGATGGGCCAGGAATACGCCGACGTCGCCCTCAAGCTGGAGAAGGGAGCCGTGTCGGCGCCGATCAAGACGCAGTTCGGCTGGCATGTCATCAAGGTCGAGGATCAGCGCAACCGCGAGCCGGTCGCATTCGAGACGGTGCGCGACCGGCTTGAGGTGGTCGTCGCCCGCAAGGCGCAGATCGAACTCATCAACAGGCTGCGCGCCGAAGCCAAGGTCGAACGCATCGAGCCGGCCGAACAGGCAGAGAAGCCGGTGCAAGCGTCGCAACCCGCCAAACCGTCCACCAAGCCCTGA